A stretch of DNA from Lotus japonicus ecotype B-129 chromosome 4, LjGifu_v1.2:
ttgctgatccgacgcacgtcatcgagctggatgacattgagttgaaggataacttgtctttcgagacaccgccaatcagcattggtgacacaaggataaagcagttgaggggaaaagagatcgagttagtgaaggttatttggaacaaggacaccggcgatgcgacgtgggagctgaaggaaaagatcaaggaacagtatccagaactttttactgacccttaagtttcgaggtcgaaactttctttttggagggtagtaatgtaaggcccaagttttaacgctttggataagtgaataaaataaaagagttatttgattaagataaatttgggaaggaaaaaggttcaggaaaagtccaagaatttatcgaaaaaccgataagagttatagcacgactaacatacgcttaatcctaggtcaaaggtattagtgaatagttaatttacgctttaggacacgatggaaactaattccaaaaatcctcagagaaatgttagaacttctcttttccgtccttaaacaatcatttcgatgcgaaatcctggaaagtacgaacgtcaaattccaattctcggaagtttgccgaaacggaatccctgatagttcgagaaaacctaagatcgacagacgatgaagactttttctattcggagctgcaaaagaagattccacccgcgttctcctatttctctcatcattcctaatctttcttcagaaggaagttttctcatccgacgatcactgcaaaaagtagtttttcgggataatccgacttacaccgacttatgccgattttggatcttttggtttaattccaagaatcctgttttgagttctggaattctgtcgccagaacctatcttagaatgcgcagaggaacgcgcaggaaaaatcggaatcgcaaaaaaaatcttttttccgctttttccaaaacctataaatagcttgaaaattagatttttgcaaaaaaatacccatttcccctccccaaacccgcgagcacctagagagagagagagatccggatcttcgtcgtttcttgcccgtttgcttcaccgatcgtcactaatcgaagacctcgaggtaggtaaactatactctccttcgaatcgtcgtttctgtccacttctcctacgactttctgagttcaaaattttgaggtttttgaaaaactgttcaaatacgctgatttcagtgtctaaacttcttccctgcatgctcctgagcgtgttctgcggattagattttgtcgaatgtcgacgaaatgccgccgggatcaatttctaccttaaatacccatttttcggcaaagtcgcaacctttacgctctaatctatcgacttggcttagtgctagtaggatttgtcgtcataaacgtcgttgtggacgtccccatccaatttgtttttcaaaaatccaattttgaaattttgagctaaaaataatgaccaaactacccctatatcagttttcgatccgaaaatttttccgagcctagaaccgtcttagttacggcttatgttaacctaggaaccaagtttgatcgaagaaaaatcgaccctcccaattaaaggaagtggccgagagctatatcaagggggggagaatccgatttttcgaaaacttgtcttaacgcgttagattgtcgtaccacggaggtagtagtgtaccgtgtaaccctaggactctttgactgctgagtttctgactcttggtgttgatttctgtgatttttgcttaaggttcgtttgaggagattcccagagatcaaggagaagagcttgaagaacattttgaggaagaagctggaagacccaccggtgagggctactctctgaattactagataatgctttaggtgtcgacaagttcgacttgatttatgtgttatgcacttaattgctaaatgtctgaattgttctctgaggcttcggccgaccttgttgagtaattgatgccatgatattgtgtgctaaatgattcacatgctatgtgctacatggttaacttaggatgtgttggaatatgctgtttatgcttttgactgagctgttttatttatgctattccacttgtacctgagattctgaagagtgaggtttacgggcaggtcatgccaaatttttatgagattttgagagagttttaaaaggacgaacggagttcggaccttgtcatgctccaatggatcgagaccttctcagggaattacttgggattatgggaactttgaaactcatagggaatacgataagactaaaaaggagctatttttacaaagaaaattcataagatattaaacaacctctaaacctttaaataaagataacaatctcggatgcaagctttggattgaagtttagttttggagaacgagaagtgtcgtcggatccaagtgttgagaagattgcgagttctgggtatgttgatactcattcgctctgggagcagtttgtttagccatccaagggatgagccgagaagcttcacggaggtgtgagaccttgtgaatgcgtgatactccactgaggcgtgaaaccttgtggaaagcatggatcttcactgaggcgtgagacctcgtgaacagcatgaaacttcattgaagcgtgagacttcgtgcaagtgtgtaaatccactgaggcgtgagaccttgtgaaagcataaaacttcactgaagcgtgagactttgtgaatgtgtgagactccacagaagcgtgagacttcgtgagagcattgatgactcgaagagttgtcgtgagtggttgcactcttttgtttatgattaattgtattttgtcgcagaatcgacatttaccttagggtattcttttagagactttaagttatctagaacacgtggcgacgtgtcgggtgaggtcggagacgttgtttggctaatcacttgcattcatgcactcattttgaggttaatacacgacgtgataccggacctcggtggattccaaaatggtcataagacccggatttccatatttaggacactacggtggtcctcagtagcagacggaatggcagacctacgggttcactgctgatctgactacttttgtgtggtgtaagagacgcccgagcggaatggtcccactttggccggtgttagggctgactcgatggtgtccatccttcttccggaatgcattttgttacccagcattgcatttcatgcaacatacatgctgacttagttgctgagtgtgattggtaactgtttatcctatttttgaggcatgctacttgtttttatggttctttatattcattgtgatacatgcaaccctaggaagctatcccaaaacttataagcctgagaggcaagtatttattatcctataattatatctggttttattaattatataattctttggagttgaccctcgcgtctgctgtgtgtgtttgggcggactacgccatttgtcagatgagtatgggggattggtttaccatggtcagcccctcgggggggaccaggtacgagatgcttgatcaagacgacccaggtgcatgggtggtcgatcccgagggccaccgtgcgacctacaccggtcgggtcatggaggaccgtgtcgaccgattcggacgcttgacggagggggtgatgaggaggcacatagtgagcttcaacctgcctccaggtgtacactgtggacccggcttgggaggacctccaccgccaccatccccttcggatgatgaggacccctctgaggaggtgccagtaggtggggcttcgacggagtctagtccgtctactgctgctgctgtcgtcgcggatctcgttccgggccccgagcccgagaggccagtgcaggagcgcattagggtggacagagagggcagtgttgagtatgtcgacttagtcgtcctggatgcagattcggatgacgaccgcgctagcatgtaggatcgagtgctagtgtgggctcctcgggtagggattagtgtaggagtagtgtcgatgctctgaccgtcatgcttcagttttggggacagggtagtttcctaccggtagctttttgtgtggtttcctatggagatcacagagagctggttggatttagggggtcttttcttaggccgctgggccaacttgttctcagattttgaggtttagtgttgcggacacagtatttttaccttggactgtacatattgccttcgggcgttactctctttctgtcacccgtcactggaggttactcgtgacgtggttgtatttagcgaggcatgtatatatagttgtatagtagtttcttttatcttttgttggaaagtttattgctttctgtctttagttatattgtcgaaaaaaaaataattcacgttttttccgcttaagtatttcttttggttactaaagtgacgccaccgaaattggggtgttacaattgtcaTTTGCATCTCATGCagcatgcatactgacttagttgctgagtttGTCTGATACTTGCTaattctatttgatgcatgttaactgtgatttactatTGTTTACATTCATTATGAAATATGCAatcctaggatgttatccctagctataagcctaagtggctaatctcttatctgtacctattggtgttattatttacgtaattctttggagttgaccctcgcgtcttctgtgtgtgttttggcggactacgcccattgccagatgtctttagcggattggttcacgatggtccacccttcgggggggactagatacgagatgatagaccaggatgaccccggcgcgtgggtggtagaccccgctagccatcgcgcgacgtactcggggaggatcatggaggatagggtagacagagtaggacacttgatggaaggagtACTGAGGAGGagcactgtcagcttcaacttgccgccaggagtgcattgcggaccaggagtgggagcaccaccgccaccgtcgtcttcggatgatgaggacccctccgaggaggagcctgtgggagtgcattcatcagagtccagcacacccaccgttgctaccattgatgatcatggttcgggcccaaagcccgtgagtccagtaccggagcgcattgcggttgcgaggggaggacggatagtgtttgtagacttggtcgttctggattcagattcagacgacgatcatgctagcatgtaggttttagtgctggtgtgagctcctcgagataggattagtgtaggagtagagtcttagctctgaacatcttttgtttctttggggacagggtagtttcccgcctatagctttttgtgtggtttctttacgggaatcacagagagttggttggacttaggaggtcttcatTTAGGCCGATTGGGCCAActtcttctcattttgagggtttgtgttgcggacactttaCCTTTTATTttgtctgtacatattgcctacgggcgttacacttttctttccgtcactggaggttactcgtgacgaggttgctacttacagcgggggctgtattttatattgtatattagctctgtttatcttttattgttgagtttcatttctttcagttattatttcattataaaaaaaaatattcacgtttttccgcattagtttctttttggttactaaagtgacgccgccgaaatcggggtgttacatttattAGTTCAACCGTAATTGAACCGTTGTCTAACCGGTTTAGTCgctataaataaaataatattattctaaaataaatttttgagATATGAATACTATATCTATAATTTAAAACTCAAAAGTTTacaagaaaataatcataacTGAATTATCTTTCAAAAACCAAACACAACCAATTGTTATCGACCCAAAAAAATTTCCCATTATATAACCTTTGtttgttaaaaaatatatatcttaACAACCTAAAATGCATAAAGATctaataaacaaataaatataaaagtttGGTAACCGtgtgaaaaaaatgaaagaatgtGGACAAGAGTTAGAAAAATGGGACAAAGAGTAATAGTTCAGAAAGCCCAATTTAAACAACTAAAGCCCAATAGAAAGTAGAAATTAGAAAACCTATTATACACTTGTCAGTTCTCTCCCAATGCTTTAAGCAGTCGGTGCTGCTGTTAAAAGACAGGAAATTAGCAAGATGAAAATCAAGCATTTGGATTCAACATAGATGAAGGCTTGAGTTATTTAGCCACCTGAATAGCTTATGTGCGACTCTTTGATGTTTCATGTGTGTTATTACTGCTCAATTCTTCTGTTCGTGGCCTGTGTTCTCACTTCTCTGTACTTACTGGGTGATGCCACTGTaagtataatttttatatttccaAAAAAAAGTACATGTTTTGTAGTAAGTTGGATATGAACTATGTTATGATTTAATTGTTATTACTTGCTAACTAAATTTGTACCTGGTTACAATAGCAGATATTGTACTTTATTTCTTTGGAGTTGGTTTGATCAATTTTGAAATCAAAGACTGTTTGACACTCTTTATTTCTGATGTCATGTAAAAGATTTTGACATAAAAGACTGTTTGAGTATTGAGCTATGAGTTAGATTTTAAGAATGGTTATATTAGATTGGTTTTAGATACATCATTTTCACATTGTCACTGTTTGTGTGCATTCTGCAACTTTATGTACTTTCTGTTCTGAAATTTTCACTGATTCTCTTCATTCTTGACCTTTTTTTGTACTTTCAATTGTAAACTCTAAATCCCAAAGTCTGACACTGAAATCTTTTTTGACATCATTTTAACCTTTTCACTGTTTGTGTTATTCTGCAACTTTAATGTACTTTCTGTTATGAAATTTTCACTCAAATCTTTTTGTTAGTTTGAGGCAATCTTTATTGAAAATATCACATCTATTATGTCTTTGCTTACTTCATTGATTTCACTGATTGTGTCCAATCTGCAATTTTAATGTACTTTTTGCTCTGAAAATTTCACTAATTCTGTTCATTCTTTACTGTTTCTGTCCACTCAATTTTAAAATCTAAAGCCCAAAGTCTGACATTGAAATCTCTGTTATTAATCTCAGTGAAGTTTTTTTTGATATACAAATTAAGTCTAAATCCTAAAGTCTGACACTGAAATCTTTTTGTTAGTTTGAGTCAATCTTTATTGGAAATATCACATCcattctgtctttacttacttCATTGATTTCACTGATTGTGTTCAATCTGCAGTTTTAATGTACCTTTTCCTCTAAAAATTTCACTTATCCATTCTGACTCTACTTGCTTCATTGATTGAACTATGACAGCATGTGTTGTCCTTGACACTAAagcatttaaaaattaattatttcctATTATAAATACAACTATGCAATGTGCAAGATGCAAGTCTAGATTGTGAGACCACCAAAGACTCTTTCTGATTGTTTCTTGGTTCATATTTTCCCTTGAGTTTGTTACTTCTCTCTTGAAGTATGGATAACAATAGGAATAGCAATATCGTGAACAATTTGGTGGATGTGGTCGAGTTTGATAATGTTATGGATATTAATCTTGACAAATCGTCTTGGAATTTGAAGGTTCGCATTATTTCAATGTGGAACACTCCTGCTCGATATCTTCCAACTGTTCAATCCTGCACAGAAGTGATTTTGCTGGACAAGGAGGTTTTCATCTTTTCCTTTACTGTATAATTTATGATTTATGATGTCTTCAATTTCTGGCTTATGCTTACATATATGCTTATGTATTTGGCTGATTTATCTGCATTTCCTTTTATTGAGCAGAATAATTTAGCATTTGTTTTACTTATATAGGGTTCTAAGATTCAAGCTTTTGTGTGTAAAGATCATAGGCTCAGGGGAGAAATATTTACTGGGTTTGTTTACAAGATATCGTTGTTTAAGGTGATTCCTAATACTCGTGAGCTTCGCTGCACAAGTCATGGCTATCGACTTGTATTTAGTACACGTACCATCCTCACTCTGTATGGAGATACATCCATCCCTCGCGAGGGTTGGAGTTTCTTCGATACGGGATACATAGAAAGATGCAGGGGAATCTTTTCACACTTATCAGGTATATGTATCTAAACTTGTGgttcttttattgtttttatgtttttatgatGACATAGCAGAAATGACTTGTCATTTTTGTAACTTAGTCTATTTACCATTGTTTGTCtttctattatttttataaCTTAGTCTCCTTAGCGTTGTTTGTCTTTCTATTATTTCGTTACTTAGTATCCCTAGCTCTCTTTGTCTATCTTTTTTATGAACACTACTGAAccttatttgattatttttagATTTCATTGGGGTGGTATCATCTGTATCAGCTGTAAGGCGTTTTGTCACGGAAGGAATGACAACCAAAATGATGATTGTGGAACTTAGAGATTCTGTGTACTTTCATACTCTGATCGTTATTTCTATTTGCTGGAGTTTTAGTGTTCTgaattttgttttgttgttctACATTGTTTAAATTTCTTTGTATGTGTATAAATTAGGGGTATTATGCGTTGTTTCTTATATCGAGAACTTGCTGAGTTGCTGATGCTCAATCTCTGCTCTAATTGGACTAAGAGGCCTGTGTTGATTCTTCAGTTTATTCAAGTTAGAAATGTTAATGGTAATTTCCTCATTTGTTAAACCTGTTTTAAatccttttttttattaatcttATTTCAATTTTGCCAATTTATATATTTCCAAATTGTGAATGTATGTCTTTGATATTACTAATaaatct
This window harbors:
- the LOC130714149 gene encoding uncharacterized protein LOC130714149 isoform X2, giving the protein MCDSLMFHVCYYCSILLFVACVLTSLYLLGDATVRIISMWNTPARYLPTVQSCTEVILLDKEGSKIQAFVCKDHRLRGEIFTGFVYKISLFKVIPNTRELRCTSHGYRLVFSTRTILTLYGDTSIPREGWSFFDTGYIERCRGIFSHLSDFIGVVSSVSAVRRFVTEGMTTKMMIVELRDSVGIMRCFLYRELAELLMLNLCSNWTKRPVLILQFIQVRNVNGLLFMRTLPHTSKLFINPGFEVVSSFTNSLYAGGIRTDEPVQFLRPRVPEVNMKQDMLNLHPKKTISQLSESDGFSQEAIYIVHGGIVDALKNEAWTYPSCICHGELIVRTGVYECHLPAVFLHHDSQVSGKC
- the LOC130714149 gene encoding uncharacterized protein LOC130714149 isoform X3, with the translated sequence MDNNRNSNIVNNLVDVVEFDNVMDINLDKSSWNLKVRIISMWNTPARYLPTVQSCTEVILLDKEGSKIQAFVCKDHRLRGEIFTGFVYKISLFKVIPNTRELRCTSHGYRLVFSTRTILTLYGDTSIPREGWSFFDTGYIERCRGIFSHLSDFIGVVSSVSAVRRFVTEGMTTKMMIVELRDSVGIMRCFLYRELAELLMLNLCSNWTKRPVLILQFIQVRNVNGLLFMRTLPHTSKLFINPGFEVVSSFTNSLYAGGIRTDEPVQFLRPRVPEVNMKQDMLNLHPKKTISQLSESDGEAIYIVHGGIVDALKNEAWTYPSCICHGELIVRTGVYECHLPAVFLHHDSQVSGKC
- the LOC130714149 gene encoding uncharacterized protein LOC130714149 isoform X1 — translated: MDNNRNSNIVNNLVDVVEFDNVMDINLDKSSWNLKVRIISMWNTPARYLPTVQSCTEVILLDKEGSKIQAFVCKDHRLRGEIFTGFVYKISLFKVIPNTRELRCTSHGYRLVFSTRTILTLYGDTSIPREGWSFFDTGYIERCRGIFSHLSDFIGVVSSVSAVRRFVTEGMTTKMMIVELRDSVGIMRCFLYRELAELLMLNLCSNWTKRPVLILQFIQVRNVNGLLFMRTLPHTSKLFINPGFEVVSSFTNSLYAGGIRTDEPVQFLRPRVPEVNMKQDMLNLHPKKTISQLSESDGFSQEAIYIVHGGIVDALKNEAWTYPSCICHGELIVRTGVYECHLPAVFLHHDSQVSGKC